From one Butyricimonas faecihominis genomic stretch:
- the trmD gene encoding tRNA (guanosine(37)-N1)-methyltransferase TrmD produces the protein MRIDILSVVPELLESPLNHSIIKRAKEKGIVEIHIHNIRDWSKDKHRKVDDYSFGGDAGLVMAVQPIFDCINELTSQRHYDEIIYTAPDAPVFNQKTANELSLKENIMILCGHYKGVDHRVREHLITREISVGDYVLTGGELPACIMTDAVVRLLPGAMGDETSALTDSFQDNLLAPPVYTRPAEFNGWRVPEVLLSGNHALIDEWQEQQALERTKALRPDLLDE, from the coding sequence ATGCGTATCGATATATTAAGTGTAGTGCCGGAATTGCTGGAAAGCCCTTTGAATCACTCGATTATTAAACGGGCGAAAGAAAAGGGAATCGTGGAAATCCATATTCATAACATTCGGGATTGGTCGAAAGATAAACACCGGAAGGTGGACGATTATTCTTTCGGGGGTGATGCCGGGTTAGTGATGGCAGTTCAGCCTATTTTTGATTGTATCAACGAGTTGACTTCCCAGCGGCATTATGACGAGATTATCTATACGGCTCCGGATGCTCCTGTTTTTAACCAGAAGACGGCAAACGAATTGTCGTTGAAAGAGAATATCATGATTCTTTGCGGACACTACAAGGGGGTGGATCACCGGGTGCGTGAACATCTGATTACGAGGGAAATATCCGTGGGTGATTACGTGTTGACGGGCGGTGAGTTACCTGCCTGCATCATGACGGATGCCGTTGTACGCCTGTTGCCGGGAGCCATGGGGGATGAAACTTCTGCCTTGACCGATTCTTTTCAAGATAACTTGTTAGCCCCGCCTGTATACACGCGTCCTGCAGAATTTAACGGGTGGCGGGTACCGGAAGTTCTGTTATCCGGTAATCATGCCTTGATAGACGAATGGCAGGAGCAACAAGCATTGGAACGGACGAAGGCTTTGCGCCCGGATTTGTTGGATGAATAG
- a CDS encoding GNAT family N-acetyltransferase: protein MVIEKGVHADIDELARLYDDLNDFLDSDINHPGWIKGVYPVRQIAEAGINEQHLYVVRQEGRIIGSIILNHHPEPAYDQAPWGIESDYSKIFVIHTLVVHPDFLKAGVGKKLISFACELGKELHMKAIRLDVYENNIPAIKLYEKFGFNYIDTVDLGLGDYGLHKFRLYEKIL from the coding sequence ATGGTTATTGAAAAAGGTGTACACGCAGATATTGATGAACTGGCACGGCTATACGATGATTTAAATGATTTTCTGGACTCGGATATAAATCACCCCGGATGGATCAAAGGAGTATATCCCGTTCGGCAAATCGCAGAAGCTGGGATTAACGAGCAACACCTTTACGTGGTAAGGCAGGAAGGACGAATTATCGGTTCAATCATTTTAAATCATCATCCGGAACCGGCATACGATCAAGCACCTTGGGGAATAGAGTCAGATTACAGCAAAATATTCGTGATTCACACACTCGTGGTTCACCCCGATTTCCTGAAAGCAGGTGTAGGGAAAAAACTGATCTCTTTTGCCTGTGAGTTGGGAAAAGAGCTACACATGAAAGCTATCCGGCTCGATGTATACGAGAACAACATTCCCGCCATCAAACTATATGAAAAATTCGGCTTTAACTATATCGACACAGTTGATTTAGGCTTGGGTGACTACGGACTACACAAATTCCGCCTTTACGAAAAGATACTATAA
- a CDS encoding S9 family peptidase → MKRMFLAIIGLSMMFDLSAQKKVLTMEEAVVGYHLYPRSKYIQWQGDKNQLTYLDREGLMGESVDKGEKSVLLTVAELNRILGAELRGFPNFSWLDDNTLVIARQGSIYHIDVAKKQVKQKFTFPKGAANETYSKAGNMYAYTIDNNLYYMDERGNSYTVTADEDKNIVNGQVVSRNEFGITGGIFWSPDGKKLGFYRKDESQVTNFPLLDINTRTGELKEIKYPMAGMKSELVSLGVYDIASAKTTFLDANDFGREQYLTGITWSPESDMVYVQVLNRGQNHMRLNKYDASTGKLIATLFEEKSNTYVEPQSGLVFLANNPKQFIYSTNNRDGFMNLYLHDVNGKLIRRLTDVDADVEFVAVDPAGKYVYYLSSEISPVEKQLFRVEVKSGKKNRLTMEEGWHNITMSGDCAYFVDNYSSIKVPRNVDLTMNSGKVVRRLQEVENPNKDYNFGEITLGKIKADDGSDLYYRLIKPMDFDPNKKYPVIHYVYGGPHSQLVTNTWNASLRMWEMYMAQHGYVVFVIDNHGTPNRGKAFEDIIHRQCGQVEMKDQVKGIEWLKSFPWVDANRIGVHGWSYGGFMTISLITNYPDIYKVAVAGGPVIDWKWYEVMYGERYMDTPQENPEGYAKTSLIAKAKDLKGKLLICQGAVDPVVVWEQSLSFIRECIKNNVQVDYFPYPCAEHNVMGRDRIHLMQKVTNYFEDYLR, encoded by the coding sequence ATGAAAAGGATGTTTTTGGCAATAATCGGATTAAGTATGATGTTCGATTTAAGCGCACAGAAAAAGGTTTTAACCATGGAAGAGGCCGTGGTAGGGTATCATTTATATCCCCGGTCCAAGTATATTCAATGGCAAGGCGACAAGAATCAGTTGACCTATCTGGACCGGGAAGGTTTGATGGGTGAATCTGTCGATAAAGGTGAAAAGAGTGTGCTACTCACTGTGGCGGAATTGAATCGTATTTTGGGAGCCGAGTTGAGAGGATTCCCTAATTTTTCTTGGTTGGATGATAACACTTTGGTGATAGCTCGTCAAGGGAGTATCTACCATATTGATGTTGCTAAGAAACAAGTGAAACAGAAATTTACTTTCCCGAAAGGGGCTGCTAACGAGACTTATTCTAAAGCGGGTAATATGTATGCTTACACGATCGATAATAACTTGTATTACATGGACGAACGTGGGAATAGTTATACCGTTACCGCGGACGAGGACAAGAATATCGTGAACGGGCAGGTGGTTAGCCGGAATGAATTCGGAATTACTGGCGGTATTTTTTGGTCTCCGGACGGAAAGAAACTGGGATTTTACCGTAAAGACGAAAGTCAGGTAACGAATTTCCCGTTGCTGGACATCAATACTCGTACGGGTGAATTAAAGGAGATCAAGTATCCCATGGCAGGAATGAAATCCGAGTTGGTGAGTCTTGGGGTTTATGATATAGCTTCTGCTAAGACGACTTTTCTGGATGCGAATGATTTTGGTCGCGAACAATACCTGACGGGAATTACTTGGTCTCCGGAGTCTGATATGGTATATGTTCAGGTGCTTAACCGGGGACAAAATCATATGCGTTTGAATAAATATGATGCGTCAACGGGTAAATTGATCGCTACCTTATTCGAGGAAAAGTCCAATACTTACGTGGAACCGCAAAGCGGTTTGGTATTCTTGGCTAACAACCCGAAACAATTTATTTATTCTACGAATAACCGGGATGGTTTCATGAACCTTTACCTGCACGATGTGAACGGTAAATTAATTCGTCGTCTGACAGACGTGGATGCGGACGTGGAATTCGTGGCTGTTGATCCTGCCGGAAAATATGTATATTATCTTTCATCGGAAATCTCTCCGGTGGAGAAACAACTTTTCCGGGTAGAGGTAAAGAGCGGGAAGAAAAACCGTTTGACGATGGAAGAAGGATGGCACAATATCACGATGAGTGGTGACTGTGCTTATTTCGTTGATAATTATAGTAGCATCAAAGTACCTCGTAACGTGGATCTGACGATGAATTCCGGAAAGGTTGTACGTCGTTTGCAGGAAGTGGAGAACCCGAATAAGGATTATAATTTCGGGGAGATCACGTTGGGTAAGATTAAGGCAGATGATGGTAGTGATTTATACTATCGTTTGATTAAACCGATGGATTTTGACCCGAACAAGAAATATCCCGTGATTCATTACGTGTATGGTGGGCCTCATTCACAGTTGGTAACCAATACGTGGAATGCTTCCTTGCGGATGTGGGAAATGTATATGGCTCAACATGGTTACGTGGTATTCGTGATCGATAATCACGGTACGCCGAACCGCGGTAAGGCTTTCGAGGATATTATTCACCGTCAATGCGGACAGGTTGAAATGAAAGATCAGGTGAAGGGAATCGAGTGGTTGAAATCTTTCCCGTGGGTGGATGCGAATCGTATCGGGGTTCATGGTTGGAGTTACGGTGGTTTCATGACTATTTCGTTGATTACCAATTATCCTGATATTTATAAAGTGGCCGTTGCCGGAGGTCCCGTGATCGACTGGAAATGGTATGAAGTGATGTACGGGGAACGTTACATGGATACCCCGCAGGAGAACCCGGAAGGATATGCTAAAACGAGCTTGATTGCCAAGGCGAAAGATCTGAAAGGTAAATTGTTGATCTGTCAGGGAGCAGTTGATCCGGTAGTGGTTTGGGAGCAAAGCTTGAGCTTTATCCGGGAGTGTATCAAGAATAACGTGCAGGTGGATTACTTCCCTTACCCGTGTGCCGAGCATAACGTGATGGGACGGGATCGGATTCATCTGATGCAGAAAGTGACGAATTATTTCGAGGACTACTTGAGGTAA
- a CDS encoding amidohydrolase, with protein sequence MNVAIVQAHLEWENVPVNLKLFNKRIAAIEGANVIVLPEMFASGFTMKGKERVAPFYEAVYQCMQEWAREKDALIMGSTVYFEDEHYYNRLLVAFPDGKILHYDKKHLFTMGEEKEHFTAGDELLVFDYQGVRIAPFICYDLRFPVWSRNTCGYDLAVYVANWPEARRQPWQILLMARAIENQCYVIGVNRVGEDGVGLSYSGDSAVISPKGDVLVACEPFADEVKQVDIDLKALREFREKFPVLEDRDEFTIED encoded by the coding sequence ATGAATGTTGCGATCGTACAGGCACACTTGGAATGGGAGAATGTGCCGGTGAACCTGAAGCTTTTTAACAAGCGGATAGCGGCGATAGAAGGAGCTAACGTGATCGTTTTACCCGAGATGTTCGCATCGGGGTTTACCATGAAAGGGAAAGAGCGGGTGGCACCTTTTTACGAGGCTGTTTACCAGTGTATGCAGGAATGGGCCAGAGAAAAGGATGCGTTGATCATGGGATCGACTGTTTATTTTGAGGATGAACATTACTACAACCGTCTGCTGGTGGCCTTCCCGGATGGTAAAATCTTGCATTATGACAAGAAACATCTGTTTACGATGGGAGAGGAAAAAGAGCATTTCACGGCAGGAGATGAGTTGTTGGTATTTGATTATCAAGGGGTGAGAATAGCTCCATTTATTTGTTATGATTTGCGTTTCCCCGTGTGGAGTCGTAACACGTGCGGGTACGATTTGGCCGTGTACGTGGCCAACTGGCCGGAAGCGAGAAGACAACCGTGGCAGATCTTGTTGATGGCTAGGGCAATTGAGAATCAATGTTACGTGATCGGGGTGAACCGAGTGGGCGAGGACGGGGTTGGCTTGAGTTACTCCGGTGATTCAGCGGTCATCTCTCCTAAAGGGGACGTGCTGGTCGCTTGCGAACCTTTTGCCGACGAGGTGAAACAGGTGGATATTGATTTGAAAGCTTTACGGGAATTTCGTGAGAAGTTCCCAGTGTTGGAAGATCGGGATGAATTTACAATTGAAGATTAA
- a CDS encoding 1-acyl-sn-glycerol-3-phosphate acyltransferase: protein MKHIARLILKIFGWKLKGGLPEDKKAVVISVPHTSIMDFIWGKLTFISQGVPTYILMKKEFFFFPLGPILKALNVIPVDRGNKENHIVERMVEEFKKRDVMYLTITPEGSRKKRKKWKKGFLVIAKEAGVPVYLGRIDYKDKYCTWGPRFEPTGDPDADLKYIMSTYKDANPRHPENFSAGD, encoded by the coding sequence ATGAAACATATTGCACGGCTGATATTGAAGATATTCGGATGGAAACTCAAGGGTGGCTTGCCTGAGGATAAAAAGGCGGTGGTTATATCCGTACCGCACACTTCCATAATGGATTTTATCTGGGGAAAGTTGACTTTTATAAGTCAAGGAGTTCCTACTTATATTTTGATGAAAAAGGAGTTTTTCTTTTTCCCGTTGGGACCGATTTTGAAAGCGTTGAACGTGATTCCTGTGGATCGGGGAAATAAGGAGAATCATATCGTGGAGAGAATGGTGGAGGAATTCAAAAAACGGGATGTAATGTATTTGACCATAACCCCAGAGGGGAGCCGGAAGAAACGGAAGAAATGGAAAAAGGGATTTCTGGTGATTGCTAAGGAGGCCGGGGTTCCGGTGTATCTAGGACGTATTGATTACAAGGATAAATATTGCACGTGGGGCCCCCGGTTTGAACCGACGGGTGATCCGGATGCGGATTTGAAATACATCATGTCAACATACAAGGATGCGAATCCGCGTCACCCGGAAAACTTTTCCGCGGGTGATTAA
- the rplU gene encoding 50S ribosomal protein L21, with protein MYAIVEIAGQQFKVEIDRKVYVHRLTAEEGAQVEFDKVLLVDNEGDIKIGTPVVEGAKVTAKVLSHVKADKVIVFKKKRRKGYCKKNGHRQCMTQIQIEAINA; from the coding sequence ATGTACGCAATTGTAGAAATCGCAGGACAACAATTCAAAGTTGAAATAGACCGTAAAGTCTATGTTCACAGACTGACTGCAGAAGAAGGCGCTCAAGTTGAATTCGACAAAGTGCTTTTAGTAGACAACGAAGGTGACATCAAAATCGGAACTCCGGTTGTAGAAGGAGCTAAAGTTACGGCAAAGGTATTATCTCACGTGAAAGCTGATAAAGTAATAGTTTTCAAGAAAAAGAGAAGAAAAGGATATTGTAAGAAAAACGGTCATCGTCAATGTATGACCCAGATTCAAATCGAAGCTATCAACGCTTAA
- the rpmA gene encoding 50S ribosomal protein L27: MAHKKGVGSSKNGRESESKRLGVKVFGGQFAKAGNIIVRQRGTVHNPGLNVGIGRDHTLFALIDGKVVFRKKQDNKSYVSIEAIAE; encoded by the coding sequence ATGGCACACAAGAAAGGAGTCGGTAGCTCTAAGAACGGTCGTGAATCAGAAAGTAAACGATTAGGAGTAAAGGTATTCGGCGGACAATTTGCTAAAGCAGGTAATATCATCGTTCGTCAAAGAGGAACAGTACATAACCCGGGATTAAACGTGGGTATCGGTAGAGATCATACCTTATTCGCATTGATCGACGGAAAAGTTGTTTTCAGAAAAAAACAAGACAACAAATCTTACGTTTCTATTGAGGCTATCGCTGAATAA
- the serS gene encoding serine--tRNA ligase: MLNLKFIQENKDTVIRKLAVKNFDAKELVEKIIALDNERKNLQKESDNKQSEMNSISKQIGSLMKEGKKEEAEQARANTTRLKEEIAALTAQHNSTQNELNSLIVRLPNLPHDSVPPGKSDADNVIVKISDNVPAHEEGQLPHWDLAKKYQLIDFEVGVKITGAGFPVYKGLGARLQRALIYFFLEENTKAGYQEVQPPLVVNEDSGFGTGQLPDKDGQMYYVNEDKLYLIPTAEVPVTNLYRDMIVDADQLPIKNTAYSACFRREAGSYGKDVRGLNRLHQFDKVEIVQITRPEMSYEALDGMVKHVEGLLIKLGLPYRIVRLCGGDLSFTSALTFDFEVYSKAQNRWLEVSSVSNFEEYQANRLKLRFRDKGDKKTTMVHTLNGSALALPRIVASLLENNQTPEGIRVPDVLRGFMGTDYIR, translated from the coding sequence ATGCTAAACCTTAAATTTATTCAGGAAAACAAAGACACGGTCATTCGGAAATTAGCCGTGAAAAACTTTGATGCCAAGGAATTAGTTGAGAAGATTATCGCTCTCGACAACGAGAGAAAGAATTTACAAAAAGAATCGGATAACAAGCAATCCGAAATGAATAGCATCTCCAAGCAAATCGGTTCCTTGATGAAAGAAGGGAAAAAAGAGGAAGCCGAGCAAGCAAGGGCTAATACAACCCGTCTGAAAGAAGAGATTGCAGCCTTGACTGCCCAACATAATAGCACCCAGAACGAGTTGAACTCACTCATCGTTCGTTTACCGAATTTACCACATGACTCCGTACCTCCCGGAAAGAGTGATGCGGACAACGTGATTGTAAAAATCAGTGATAACGTGCCTGCCCATGAAGAAGGACAACTTCCCCACTGGGACCTGGCGAAAAAGTATCAGTTGATCGATTTCGAGGTAGGTGTGAAGATCACGGGTGCCGGATTCCCCGTCTACAAAGGGTTGGGAGCCCGCCTACAAAGAGCCTTAATCTACTTCTTTTTGGAAGAAAACACCAAAGCAGGCTATCAAGAAGTGCAGCCCCCGCTTGTCGTTAATGAAGATTCAGGCTTCGGTACCGGTCAGTTGCCCGATAAAGACGGACAGATGTATTACGTGAACGAGGACAAACTATATCTTATCCCCACGGCAGAAGTGCCTGTAACCAACCTTTACCGGGATATGATCGTGGATGCAGACCAGTTACCGATCAAAAACACGGCTTACTCCGCTTGTTTCCGCCGGGAAGCCGGATCATACGGAAAAGACGTGCGCGGATTGAACCGCCTGCACCAGTTCGATAAAGTAGAGATCGTGCAGATCACCCGTCCGGAAATGTCTTACGAGGCTCTCGACGGCATGGTAAAACACGTGGAAGGACTGTTAATCAAGTTAGGATTACCTTACCGTATCGTACGTCTATGCGGTGGTGATTTGAGTTTCACCTCTGCCCTAACCTTCGATTTTGAAGTGTATTCAAAAGCACAGAATCGTTGGCTGGAAGTCAGCTCTGTTTCCAATTTTGAAGAGTATCAAGCAAACCGTCTGAAACTACGTTTCCGGGATAAAGGAGACAAGAAAACGACCATGGTACACACGCTGAACGGTAGCGCCCTAGCATTACCGAGAATCGTGGCCTCCTTGCTGGAGAACAACCAGACTCCGGAAGGTATCCGGGTTCCAGATGTACTCCGTGGGTTTATGGGTACCGACTATATAAGATAA
- a CDS encoding DUF4286 family protein codes for MRFIYNTTFSIDENIAEEFIQVIRGGYIAYLKGKNLCNDILFTRVMIREGEGLSLSLQLIFPSAEEYSIFIENYKDRLLHMLVDVFGEDLLYFSTTLEEIE; via the coding sequence ATGCGCTTTATATACAACACGACATTCAGTATTGACGAAAACATTGCAGAGGAATTCATTCAGGTTATCCGGGGTGGTTACATCGCTTATCTCAAGGGCAAAAACCTTTGTAATGACATACTATTTACCCGTGTCATGATTCGTGAAGGAGAAGGCCTGTCCCTATCCCTACAACTCATATTCCCTTCTGCCGAAGAATACAGCATCTTTATAGAAAACTACAAAGACAGATTATTACATATGCTGGTAGATGTGTTCGGTGAGGATCTTTTATATTTCAGTACCACTCTCGAAGAGATTGAATAA
- the ruvC gene encoding crossover junction endodeoxyribonuclease RuvC, translated as MEKLIMGIDPGTNFMGYAILRTTGKNCKPELVVSGVVDMKKMTDPYLKLQRVFQRTLQVIDSYHPDELAIESQFYGKNIQSMLKLGRAQGVAIAAALQRNIPIFEYAPKKIKMSITGTGEASKEQIALLLGKFMTIPTTISTLDETDAIAIAYCHHLQGNLPTTGNSKCKDWGDFIKQNPDKVL; from the coding sequence ATGGAAAAACTAATCATGGGGATAGACCCCGGTACAAACTTCATGGGATATGCAATTCTTAGGACAACCGGAAAGAATTGCAAACCGGAACTTGTCGTGTCGGGAGTCGTTGACATGAAAAAAATGACCGATCCGTATCTCAAACTGCAAAGAGTATTTCAACGCACACTGCAAGTCATTGATTCTTACCATCCGGACGAATTGGCCATCGAATCACAATTCTACGGTAAGAACATCCAGTCTATGCTGAAACTCGGACGGGCACAAGGTGTAGCCATCGCAGCCGCTCTACAACGGAATATTCCCATTTTCGAATATGCCCCGAAGAAAATTAAAATGAGCATCACGGGAACAGGAGAGGCCTCCAAAGAGCAGATTGCCCTTTTGCTAGGCAAATTCATGACTATACCGACCACCATTTCCACCTTGGATGAAACAGATGCCATCGCCATCGCCTATTGCCACCACCTACAAGGCAACTTACCCACCACGGGAAACTCCAAATGCAAGGACTGGGGAGACTTCATCAAACAGAATCCAGACAAGGTTCTGTAA
- a CDS encoding tetratricopeptide repeat protein — MRKLSLITSGVILMLSFLMVGCNTMKKLEREAIETAIVGKVSPQQLTAVDGVVNFNYNIAFAPKQFYKKLILKVTPKMQYPGGEEAMEPLYFQGEKVKGTNYPVVEYKGNTLGTYNLSFPYRDGMQKGVLIADIEAIMGNKTVAFTPAILNTNGVKEWKTYMYSLPNNPDAIPLFTETFVKDVPATGVGIISGYVLFPLSKSVITDAQKKSSVMAQAAQEMKKILADKNAKITNMLMYVSSSPEGPERLNKNLTTNRFNTAKAYFMKDLGLANTPMAKDTKFIVSNTVSENWEGLYMLLNDSNLKNKAQIVKDLQNAPNLQKREAVLESYIKTVPELKDVILPTLRRADFYVFYAVPEVMQVEDQVTTYYVPQLQETSVLSARTDVNLLNDLAVIAIRNKDYRKAKKLLESAAVINQKPEVLNNLGIVYQNEGNNTQAKDMYTKASIKNEAKYNLGMLLLKDKEYNKAIPYLKAMPNVNLAYAQLMANDNRAALETLKKLNLTEGYEYYMMAVAAARVKDVQAMAVALQKAIQLDPQLKERASTDKEFYPYAQESIYLDIVD, encoded by the coding sequence ATGAGAAAATTATCTTTGATAACGAGTGGAGTTATTTTGATGCTCTCTTTCTTGATGGTGGGGTGTAATACCATGAAGAAGTTGGAGAGAGAGGCCATCGAAACGGCAATTGTGGGGAAAGTTTCTCCTCAGCAGTTGACTGCGGTGGATGGGGTTGTGAATTTTAATTATAATATTGCTTTTGCTCCCAAGCAGTTTTATAAAAAGTTAATTTTGAAAGTGACTCCTAAAATGCAATATCCCGGTGGGGAAGAAGCGATGGAACCGCTTTATTTCCAAGGTGAGAAGGTGAAAGGAACTAATTATCCGGTGGTGGAATATAAAGGAAACACGCTGGGAACTTATAATTTATCATTCCCTTATCGTGACGGCATGCAAAAAGGGGTACTAATCGCTGATATAGAGGCGATCATGGGAAATAAAACTGTTGCGTTTACTCCGGCTATATTAAACACGAATGGGGTGAAGGAATGGAAAACATACATGTATTCTCTACCGAACAATCCGGATGCAATTCCTTTGTTTACTGAAACTTTTGTGAAAGATGTTCCGGCAACAGGTGTGGGAATCATTAGTGGGTACGTGTTATTCCCGTTATCTAAATCCGTGATTACAGATGCGCAGAAAAAATCGTCTGTCATGGCACAGGCAGCCCAAGAGATGAAGAAAATTCTGGCAGACAAGAATGCCAAGATTACCAATATGTTAATGTACGTTTCCAGCTCTCCGGAAGGACCGGAAAGATTAAACAAGAATTTGACCACGAATCGTTTCAATACGGCCAAGGCTTATTTCATGAAAGATTTGGGATTGGCTAACACGCCGATGGCAAAAGATACTAAATTTATCGTTTCCAACACGGTGAGCGAGAATTGGGAAGGTCTGTATATGTTGTTGAATGATTCCAACTTAAAGAATAAGGCACAAATCGTGAAGGATTTGCAGAATGCCCCGAATTTACAGAAACGGGAGGCTGTTTTGGAATCATATATTAAGACTGTACCGGAATTGAAAGATGTGATTCTTCCGACATTGCGGCGGGCCGATTTCTACGTTTTCTATGCCGTGCCCGAAGTGATGCAGGTGGAGGATCAGGTGACAACTTATTACGTACCTCAATTACAAGAGACTTCAGTTTTGTCAGCTCGTACGGATGTAAATTTGTTGAATGATTTGGCTGTCATCGCTATCCGTAACAAGGATTACAGAAAAGCTAAAAAGTTACTGGAATCGGCAGCTGTAATTAATCAAAAACCGGAAGTGCTGAATAATCTTGGGATTGTTTATCAAAATGAAGGGAATAATACTCAGGCTAAAGATATGTATACGAAAGCTTCTATAAAGAATGAGGCGAAGTATAACTTGGGGATGTTGTTATTGAAAGATAAAGAGTATAATAAGGCTATTCCTTATTTGAAAGCGATGCCGAATGTGAATCTGGCTTACGCTCAGTTGATGGCTAATGATAATCGTGCTGCCTTGGAGACTTTGAAGAAGTTGAACCTGACAGAAGGGTACGAGTATTACATGATGGCCGTGGCTGCTGCAAGAGTAAAAGATGTACAGGCAATGGCTGTTGCTTTACAGAAAGCTATACAACTTGACCCGCAATTGAAAGAGAGGGCAAGTACTGATAAAGAATTTTATCCTTACGCTCAAGAAAGTATTTATTTGGATATTGTTGATTAA
- a CDS encoding glycerol acyltransferase has product MEETVKPIYIEQLFKSKNPKLARWIPKFVYSFLKRVICQDQINDFISKYGDQKGLDFAEGILEYLDISYIIEGKENLPDPNGRYIFAANHALGGPDGIILISFLGKIYKKLKFPVNDLLMNLKNLNNIFLPVNKHGALAKEAAVDLENAFASDAQIITFPAGMVSRKVKGVIQDLEWQKSFVVKAVKYQRDIIPIRVKAENSKFFYNLANFRTKIGLKVNLEMMYLPKETFNKKGSTFTLVIGKPIKWETLDKSKTPKEWAEEIKNIVYQL; this is encoded by the coding sequence ATGGAAGAAACGGTTAAACCGATATATATTGAACAGCTTTTTAAAAGTAAGAATCCGAAGTTAGCCCGCTGGATTCCGAAATTCGTCTATTCATTTTTAAAACGTGTGATCTGCCAAGACCAGATTAACGACTTCATCTCTAAATATGGGGATCAAAAAGGTTTGGATTTTGCCGAAGGTATCTTAGAATATCTTGATATTTCTTACATTATCGAAGGTAAAGAGAATTTACCCGATCCCAACGGACGCTACATTTTCGCCGCTAACCATGCACTGGGAGGGCCGGATGGTATCATTCTGATCTCTTTCTTAGGGAAAATATATAAAAAACTTAAATTCCCGGTAAACGATTTGTTGATGAACCTCAAGAATCTGAATAATATCTTTTTACCGGTTAACAAGCATGGAGCCTTGGCCAAAGAAGCTGCCGTGGATTTGGAAAACGCATTTGCCTCCGATGCCCAGATCATCACCTTCCCTGCCGGAATGGTAAGCCGCAAAGTTAAAGGTGTGATTCAAGACTTAGAATGGCAAAAAAGTTTCGTGGTTAAAGCAGTCAAATACCAACGAGACATTATTCCGATACGGGTAAAAGCGGAAAATTCAAAATTCTTTTATAATTTAGCAAACTTTCGTACCAAAATAGGGCTAAAGGTTAATCTGGAAATGATGTATCTTCCCAAGGAAACATTCAACAAGAAAGGTTCAACTTTTACCCTTGTCATCGGGAAACCCATTAAATGGGAAACGCTGGACAAGAGCAAAACCCCGAAAGAGTGGGCGGAAGAGATAAAGAATATTGTCTATCAATTATAG